gtaaaaacaagataaaaaccataaattaaactgaaaaatgtgtaaataagcaataataattatgataaaaatgtggctaaattatgcttgatcaaatacccccacacctagctttttgcttgtcctcaagcaacaaataacttagccaatcaagcctcctttttccttagagcctaagtaccacttaatcagccccccctagactcctaatctgaattatcacagtatagagtacatgcactaaggtcatcctctcctttccttgtttcctttcacctaccatggtcaaaagaaaggtttttgactcaatcatgcttgttcctttatgttagttttaatgcaacccctaggagtgacttgccccttttcttctctctttctttttgtttttatttttattttcagcagcatttattcttatccttgcctgaaaaagtcactaacctttttacgcgattgtgtacatgggtgatacacccccggttactcagttagtcacttgttcaagtggctactagctctgttcatagtctagaccatcaaaacttatttgcttgaaaaagttactgacctttttacgcgattgtgtacatgggtgatatacccccggttactcagtcagtcacttctccaagtggctattaggctcagttcatagtcttagaccatcaGAAcatgtttatgatttgtgctttatgctggtttttcatgatattttGGGTAAATCAGCtcttagggagttacactaactttgtgtttgcatgtatttgtatttttatttcccttgaccttagcaaatttgaggattcaattcaagagaaaaactccctaagtgaaggtaacatactgtgaatgattcaatttaagcttaaaggggtggcaaatcaatggggtcatgagataaggaagcttttttttaaccttgttatctatgctgagtagagcaaaagctaagtcaaaattctgtgtgtgtgtgtgcaaaaagtgaaaaaaatgtgtgaaaaaattttggtgtgtgtttatggggcaaaaagatgcaaaaagaaataaaaagaaacaataagaaacaaatagaaatcaaaagatggtgtgatcagtgaataaatactctccagtacccccacacctatcccaaatattgtcctcaatgtttgaatatatatatatatagaaatgaaggagaaaagggaaagggacttcctggcctgtgggtgatttgaccagtgacttgggcaagcactgggcaaatcactgggcagatcgCTAGGTGTATCACTTGGCAAGTCCATGGGCGCATCAGTGGGCACATCGCTGGGCATAGCGCTTGGCACATTGCTGGTGAAATCACTGGGCGTACTAGTGGGCGCATCAGTGGGCAAATTGCTGGGCACATCAGTGGTTGCATCGCCTTCCTCATGACCTGCGGGATGTGTGGCAATGGTGGTTTCTGGTTCTGGCTCTGATCTCGGCGGTGGAGGTGGCGACTgagttcttggccgtttctggcCGTGATATGTCTGGACGGCCGGTGAGTCGGTGCGTCCTGTTGCTGTTTCAGTAGCCGGTGGCGTGTCGGTGCTGGTGGTGGCCGGTGGAGTGGTGTCCCACGTTTCAGCTTCACTGTCAAAGGGGATGGGTTTCGGCAGCCctagtttcttccacatgaacggTCCGTCGGTGGCCTTCATCTTAATTCTTACCATGGTGGTCTTGGGTTTGCCGGTGGGTCAGTGGTGGTCGGAGGAGAgaaatcttgaagaagaagagataaaagaCAATAAGtagcgtaaaaagtaaaaaaaataaaagaaaagaactacttaaagtgatttgggtatgtgaactgccctgatcatttaatgctggccctctggattcttgacagggtgatttgaccagtgatttgggtaagcagtgggcaaatcacttggccagatcgcttctcctttgcagttgctgggctggtactgttcacgcccttttCTAATGATGTGCTTAATTTTGCGATTGGACCGGTGATCTTGGTCAaattatctgggcaattgggcaaatcactgccccgatcacttgtgactatggtatattcagtcgatttgcccggcgatttgggcaagcagtgggcaaatcactgggcaaatcactacatctgggctgcctcccagtagcgccctgttttctgtcttgggctggacttcagtgtcttgctcagcagtcttgggaagggggatccaagggaacctcctccacaacatggacaataaaaccttcatagaatctcttcaaacgatgcccattaaccttgaaaaccttgcttgtttgtggactccgtatgtcaatagcttcatgtgctgcatcctgtctctgattctggtgagatgagcctccaccgaatggtcttgaggtgccttttatgtcctccaaggtccacccaattgcttttttgtgcttctttaacacatcaaggagcttttcctcttcttcttggctgagctggttagaaataatgactggaagtgaatttccagctcccaagtaggcatatttgaggtggcttggcaatggtttcagttctggtgcagttgctgtctgtgctgatttctgctgtttgctgtctgatttgggctgtgatttgggcagattatctggtgatctgggcaaatcactctctgtcaagtctgtctactccagtgatttggtctgtgatttgagcagattatctggtggtctgggcaaatcactgggcaaatcacccacatccagcaagttacagcagtctgctgttttttctgcttcattgatgttgctgtccacttctcctttcctgcaaagaccttcataaagtaagttttcttgatcaaaataaaaaatttcttgacttaaatcatcaataacatcaaggccataaacaggagaaacatcattggggaatttcatggcatcataaacattaaatttgataacttccccttcaaactccatagtcaatgtgccatcatgcacatcaatttttattcttgctgtgctcaagaatggtctcccaagtaagatgtcagaggtgattttgcccttatcctcctccatgttaatcacataaaaatctgctgggaagactagttggtcaacttgtaccaacacatcttctagcactcccttgggatggacgacagatcgatcagccaattggatcacaatacTGGTGCCCttaagtgtacctgcattcaacaagttaaaaatggaaagtggcatgacatttattgaagctccaaggtcacacatggccttctttattcccacattgcctatcttgcatgaaaccgcgaacatccctctatccttgcatttggttggaagtttcctttggattacagctgaaacacactctcccacacttaccttttcacgttcagcaagtttccttcggttggtgcatagctctttgagaaactt
The Manihot esculenta cultivar AM560-2 chromosome 1, M.esculenta_v8, whole genome shotgun sequence genome window above contains:
- the LOC122725138 gene encoding cell surface glycoprotein 1-like — protein: MVRIKMKATDGPFMWKKLGLPKPIPFDSEAETWDTTPPATTSTDTPPATETATGRTDSPAVQTYHGQKRPRTQSPPPPPRSEPEPETTIATHPAGHEEGDATTDVPSNLPTDAPTSTPSDFTSNVPSAMPSDVPTDAPMDLPSDTPSDLPT